Proteins from one Leptospira wolffii serovar Khorat str. Khorat-H2 genomic window:
- a CDS encoding extracellular matrix/biofilm biosynthesis regulator RemA family protein — translation MSQFSVLNVGFGNIVMVSKIVGIIHSDSASAKRIRNEAKSNNSLIDATQGKKTRSIIITDSNHLVLSNLRVEALTRRIESRDNSIAEDEEEKD, via the coding sequence ATGTCTCAGTTCAGCGTCTTGAATGTAGGCTTCGGTAATATCGTGATGGTTTCCAAAATCGTGGGAATTATCCATTCGGATTCGGCTTCCGCAAAAAGAATCCGAAACGAAGCGAAGAGCAATAATAGTCTGATAGACGCCACTCAGGGAAAAAAGACCCGATCCATCATCATCACCGACTCCAACCATCTAGTGCTTTCCAATTTAAGAGTCGAGGCACTTACTCGTCGTATAGAAAGTAGGGACAACTCCATCGCCGAAGACGAGGAAGAAAAGGACTGA
- the gmk gene encoding guanylate kinase produces MLSSVAGGGKSTLIHMIREKHPELAFSVSCTTRPPRPGDKEGVTYFFLTKERFEEGIRNSEFLEWARVHDNYYGTPDRFVRDCLASGRSVIMDLDVQGAKQVKNRLGDGVITVFILPPNEEEWIKRLRGRGTDSEESILKRIRNGKEELSKKDEFDHILVNDDLQNALRDLEKIVF; encoded by the coding sequence GTGCTATCCTCCGTGGCCGGAGGAGGAAAATCCACACTCATACATATGATCCGGGAAAAGCACCCGGAATTGGCTTTTTCCGTCTCTTGTACTACCAGACCTCCTCGTCCGGGAGACAAGGAGGGCGTAACGTATTTTTTTCTAACGAAAGAAAGATTCGAGGAAGGGATTCGAAACTCTGAATTTTTGGAATGGGCCCGGGTTCACGATAATTATTACGGAACTCCGGATCGATTCGTCAGAGATTGCCTGGCCTCAGGAAGATCCGTTATCATGGATCTGGACGTTCAGGGAGCCAAGCAGGTTAAAAATAGGCTCGGAGACGGAGTCATCACCGTATTTATCCTTCCTCCGAACGAAGAAGAATGGATCAAGCGCTTACGGGGCAGAGGGACTGATTCCGAAGAGAGTATCCTAAAGAGGATCCGAAACGGCAAAGAAGAATTGTCTAAAAAAGACGAATTCGATCATATTCTAGTCAACGACGACCTACAGAACGCTCTCCGCGACCTCGAAAAGATAGTATTCTAA